A single Seriola aureovittata isolate HTS-2021-v1 ecotype China chromosome 19, ASM2101889v1, whole genome shotgun sequence DNA region contains:
- the eif2b4 gene encoding translation initiation factor eIF-2B subunit delta isoform X1, with translation MADSGVTDGPEKKGEIERAKVEGKEMTKEEKQRLRKEKKQHKKNKEKKDDKASQESEKEKKSLSSAAPASQPPTQKAPSAVPASAPVPVPASESPAPPDKPTKSKAELKAERRARQEAERASKQGKKGEAGQQATTAKAKAPPNELQPVVKRLPEHIQVDNPDVLKKLAKKLERQQTPGYNAATKVKIPLRSDYGYKVSLFSHLHQYSRKAPLTQQLSIPSTVIHPAIVRLGLQYSQGIVAGSNARSVALLHAFKQVIRDYTTPPNEELSRDLVNKLKPYISFLNQCRPLSASMGNAIKYIKKEISNIPSQCKEEEAKTKLLNCIECYINEKIVLAAKAIAKYSIEKISDGDVILVYGCSSLVNHILCEAFEKGRKFRVIVVDSRPRLEGREALRRLVQRGISCTYVLISAVSYILPEVSKVFLGAHALLANGYVMSRVGTSQIALVAKAFNVPVLVCCETYKFCERVQTDSFVSNELDDPDDLIVTRKGTTQLEDWQQVDSLGLLNLVYDVTPPDFVDLVITDLGMIPCTSVPVVLRVKNVDQ, from the exons ATGGCTGACAGTGGAGTGACAG ATGGACCTGAAAAGAAGGGTGAAATTGAACGAGCAAAG GTTGAAGGCAAAGAAATGACCAAGGAGGAGAAGCAACGgctgaggaaagagaagaaacagcataagaaaaacaaagagaaaaaagatgaCAAGGCTTCACaggaaagtgagaaagagaagaagtcTCTCAGTTCAGCTGCTCCAGCATCCCAGCCTCCAACACAGAAAG ctccttcagcaGTGCCTGCTTCCGCACCAGTCCCCGTGCCTGCCTCAGAATCTCCTGCCCCGCCAGACAAGCCCACTAAGAGTAAAGCAGAGCTAAAAGCGGAGAGGCGAGCTCGACAAGAGGCTGAGAGGGCATCTAAACAGGGCAAGAAGGGAGAGGCGGGTCAGCAGGCTACCACGGCCAAAGCCAAAGCACCACCCAATGAGCTGCAGCCAG tggtaAAGAGGCTCCCAGAGCACATCCAAGTGGACAACCCAGATGTTTTAAAGAAATTGGCCAAGAAGTTGGAAAGACAACAG ACACCAGGGTACAATGCTGCTACAAAGGTCAAG ATCCCACTCCGGTCAGACTACGGCTACAAAGTCAGTCTGTTTTCTCACCTTCACCAGTACAGCCGCAAAGCCCCTCTAACACAGCAACTCAG cattCCCTCCACGGTCATTCACCCTGCTATTGTTCGACTGGGTCTCCAGTATTCACAGGGCATTGTGGCAGGATCCAACGCTCGCTCTGTAGCCCTGCTGCATGCCTTCAAACAG GTAATAAGGGACTATACTACACCTCCAAATGAGGAGCTATCTAGAGACTTGGTCAACAAGCTGAAACCTTATATCAG ttttttaaatcaatgtcGCCCTCTGTCAGCCAGCATGGGTAACGCAATCAAATACATCAAGAAGGAGATCTCCAATATTCCTAGTCAATGCAAAGAAGAAGAG gCAAAGACCAAATTGCTTAACTGTATCGAGTGCTACATTAATGAGAAGATCGTTCTTGCTGCTAAAGCTATTGCCAAGTACTCCATAGAGAAGATCAGTGATGGAGACGTCATCCTAGTTTATGGATG CTCGTCACTGGTGAACCACATCCTGTGCGAGGCCTTCGAGAAAGGCAGGAAGTTCCGCGTGATCGTGGTGGACAGCAGGCCTCGGCTGGAGGGCAGGGAGGCCCTGAGGCGTCTGGTCCAGAGAGGTATCAGCTGCACCTACGTCCTTATCTCGGCTGTCTCTTACATCCTTCCAGAG GTATCGAAGGTGTTCCTTGGCGCTCACGCTCTGCTGGCCAACGGTTACGTCATGTCTCGGGTGGGGACATCACAGATAGCTCTGGTGGCCAAAGCCTTTAACGTGCCTGTGCTGGTGTGTTGTGAGACCTACAAGTTTTGTGAGAGGGTGCAGACAGATTCTTTCGTGTCCAATGAACTCG ATGACCCCGATGACCTCATTGTGACCCGTAAAGGAACGACTCAGCTGGAGGACTGGCAGCAAGTGGACTCTCTCGGCCTGCTTAACCTGGTGTATGACGTGACGCCGCCTGACTTCGTGGACCTGGTCATCACCGATCTGGGAATGATCCCGTGCACCTCGGTCCCCGTGGTGCTGCGAGTCAAAAACGTGGACCAGTGA
- the eif2b4 gene encoding translation initiation factor eIF-2B subunit delta isoform X2, giving the protein MADSGVTDGPEKKGEIERAKVEGKEMTKEEKQRLRKEKKQHKKNKEKKDDKASQESEKEKKSLSSAAPASQPPTQKAPSAVPASAPVPVPASESPAPPDKPTKSKAELKAERRARQEAERASKQGKKGEAGQQATTAKAKAPPNELQPVVKRLPEHIQVDNPDVLKKLAKKLERQQIPLRSDYGYKVSLFSHLHQYSRKAPLTQQLSIPSTVIHPAIVRLGLQYSQGIVAGSNARSVALLHAFKQVIRDYTTPPNEELSRDLVNKLKPYISFLNQCRPLSASMGNAIKYIKKEISNIPSQCKEEEAKTKLLNCIECYINEKIVLAAKAIAKYSIEKISDGDVILVYGCSSLVNHILCEAFEKGRKFRVIVVDSRPRLEGREALRRLVQRGISCTYVLISAVSYILPEVSKVFLGAHALLANGYVMSRVGTSQIALVAKAFNVPVLVCCETYKFCERVQTDSFVSNELDDPDDLIVTRKGTTQLEDWQQVDSLGLLNLVYDVTPPDFVDLVITDLGMIPCTSVPVVLRVKNVDQ; this is encoded by the exons ATGGCTGACAGTGGAGTGACAG ATGGACCTGAAAAGAAGGGTGAAATTGAACGAGCAAAG GTTGAAGGCAAAGAAATGACCAAGGAGGAGAAGCAACGgctgaggaaagagaagaaacagcataagaaaaacaaagagaaaaaagatgaCAAGGCTTCACaggaaagtgagaaagagaagaagtcTCTCAGTTCAGCTGCTCCAGCATCCCAGCCTCCAACACAGAAAG ctccttcagcaGTGCCTGCTTCCGCACCAGTCCCCGTGCCTGCCTCAGAATCTCCTGCCCCGCCAGACAAGCCCACTAAGAGTAAAGCAGAGCTAAAAGCGGAGAGGCGAGCTCGACAAGAGGCTGAGAGGGCATCTAAACAGGGCAAGAAGGGAGAGGCGGGTCAGCAGGCTACCACGGCCAAAGCCAAAGCACCACCCAATGAGCTGCAGCCAG tggtaAAGAGGCTCCCAGAGCACATCCAAGTGGACAACCCAGATGTTTTAAAGAAATTGGCCAAGAAGTTGGAAAGACAACAG ATCCCACTCCGGTCAGACTACGGCTACAAAGTCAGTCTGTTTTCTCACCTTCACCAGTACAGCCGCAAAGCCCCTCTAACACAGCAACTCAG cattCCCTCCACGGTCATTCACCCTGCTATTGTTCGACTGGGTCTCCAGTATTCACAGGGCATTGTGGCAGGATCCAACGCTCGCTCTGTAGCCCTGCTGCATGCCTTCAAACAG GTAATAAGGGACTATACTACACCTCCAAATGAGGAGCTATCTAGAGACTTGGTCAACAAGCTGAAACCTTATATCAG ttttttaaatcaatgtcGCCCTCTGTCAGCCAGCATGGGTAACGCAATCAAATACATCAAGAAGGAGATCTCCAATATTCCTAGTCAATGCAAAGAAGAAGAG gCAAAGACCAAATTGCTTAACTGTATCGAGTGCTACATTAATGAGAAGATCGTTCTTGCTGCTAAAGCTATTGCCAAGTACTCCATAGAGAAGATCAGTGATGGAGACGTCATCCTAGTTTATGGATG CTCGTCACTGGTGAACCACATCCTGTGCGAGGCCTTCGAGAAAGGCAGGAAGTTCCGCGTGATCGTGGTGGACAGCAGGCCTCGGCTGGAGGGCAGGGAGGCCCTGAGGCGTCTGGTCCAGAGAGGTATCAGCTGCACCTACGTCCTTATCTCGGCTGTCTCTTACATCCTTCCAGAG GTATCGAAGGTGTTCCTTGGCGCTCACGCTCTGCTGGCCAACGGTTACGTCATGTCTCGGGTGGGGACATCACAGATAGCTCTGGTGGCCAAAGCCTTTAACGTGCCTGTGCTGGTGTGTTGTGAGACCTACAAGTTTTGTGAGAGGGTGCAGACAGATTCTTTCGTGTCCAATGAACTCG ATGACCCCGATGACCTCATTGTGACCCGTAAAGGAACGACTCAGCTGGAGGACTGGCAGCAAGTGGACTCTCTCGGCCTGCTTAACCTGGTGTATGACGTGACGCCGCCTGACTTCGTGGACCTGGTCATCACCGATCTGGGAATGATCCCGTGCACCTCGGTCCCCGTGGTGCTGCGAGTCAAAAACGTGGACCAGTGA
- the nme6 gene encoding nucleoside diphosphate kinase 6, translated as MILTAGRLSKVLQLTLAVVKPDAVAHPLMLEALHQRILENNFVIVRCKDLAWRRQDSEKFYAEHSGRFFYQRLVEFMSSGPMRAYILAREDAIRHWRELMGPTKVFRARYTSPASIRAQFGLTDTRNTTHGSDSVESAQREIGFFFPDFCADEWMEKEEPLFRSGQIQFDHQKQIHTLSAQS; from the exons ATGATACTGACAGCTGGTCGCCTTTCCAAAGTGCTGCAGCTCACCCTGGCGGTCGTCAAACCGGACGCTGTGGCTCATCCTCTGATGTTAGAG gctCTTCACCAAAGAATCCTGGAGAACAACTTCGTCATTGTTAGATGCAAAGATCTGGCGTGGAGGAGACAGGACTCGGAGAAGTTTTACGCTGAACATTCAG GGAGATTCTTCTATCAAAGACTTGTTGAATTCATGTCAAG TGGGCCGATGCGCGCGTACATTTTAGCCAGAGAGGATGCCATTCGTCACTGGAGAGAACTGATGGGACCTACCAAAGTGTTCAGAGCCAGATACACCTCCCCTGCCTCCATCAGGGCCCAGTTTGGACTCACGGACACACGAAACACAACTCATGGCTCAG ATTCTGTTGAGTCGGCACAAAGAGAAATCGGTTTCTTCTTCCCAGACTTCTGTGCGGACGAGTGGATGGAGAAAGAAGAGCCATTGTTCAGATCTGGACAAATCCAATTTGACCATCAAAAACAGATCCACACGCTTTCGGCGCAAAGCTGA